The Stenotrophomonas maltophilia sequence CGTGCTGGTGGCGATGCTGGCGATGGGCGAAGGCTTCCAGGCTACGCTCAACAATACCGGCGATGACACCACCGCCATCGTGCTGCGCGGTGGCTCCCAGGCCGAGACCAACTCGGTGATCACCCGCGAACAGGTTCCCACGCTGTCCACCCTGCCCGGCATCAGCCGCGATGGCGAAGGCCGACCGCTGCTGTCGCCGGAGCTGTCTCAGGTGGTCAACCTGGTATCGAAGTCCGACGGCACCGACGTCAACGCACAGTTCCGCGGTGTCGGCCCACAGGCGTGGGCCGTGCATGACAAGGTCAAGATCATCGAAGGCCGCAAGTTTGCCACCGGCCTGCGCGAGATCGTGGTCGGCCAGGGTGCCAAGGGCCAGTTCCGCGACATGGACGTGGGCAAGACGCTGACCCTGGGCAACCAGACCTGGACCGTGGTCGGCGTGTTCGCTACCGGCGATGCGCATGATTCGGAACTGTGGACCGACGCCGATACGCTGGCCACCACCTACCAGCGCAGCGCGTGGCAGTCGATCAGCGTGCGCACTGATGGCAAGGCCGGCTTCGAGCAGTTCAAGGCCGCCGTCGCCGCCGACCCGCGCCTGAAACTGGACGTGGAAACCACCCGCGTCTACTACAGCAAGCAGGGCGGCGGGCTGACCAAGCTGATCGATATCCTCGGCAAGGTGATCGGCACGATCATGGCGGTGGGTGCGGTGTTCGGCGCGCTCAACACCATGTATGCGGCAGTGGCCACGCGCGCCCGCGAGATCGCCACCATGCGTGCGATCGGTTTCCGTGGCCTGCCGGTGGTCACCGCGGTGATGCTGGAGACGATGCTGCTGGCGCTGCTCGGTGGCCTGCTGGGGTGTGCGGTGGCGTGGCTGCTGTTCAATGGCTACAGCGTGTCCACGATCGGCAGCAACTTCAGCGCGGTGGTGTTCAAGTTCCATGTGTCGCCGGAACTGCTGTGGACCGGCCTGAAATGGGCACTGGGCATCGGCCTGGTCGGTGGCCTGTTCCCGGCGCTGCGCGCGGCACGTTTGCCAATCACCACGGCGCTGCGCGAAACCTGAGCATCACGCAGCGATAAAACGCGCATTGCGCAGGGGACGGAGCGAAGGCTCCGTCCCTTTTCTTTTGCGCGTCATCCACGCATGGCGTGGATCTACTGATGCAGCGCATCCACGCCTGGTGATGAGCCAGGACGTCCAGTAGATCCACGCCATGCGTGGATGGATGCCGGCGTACGCACGGCTACAGATTGCGGGAAATACGCCGTTACCGATGCCTCTGCCCATCGCAGACGCAACGCGCGTGACGTTGCGCACATCCCATCTGTGGATTGTTGGTTGCGATTCATTTTCGCGCCCATCCGCGGCGCAGAGGCAAACAGTTACGAATGGAAACATTCTAGAATCGCGCCCCCCACGTTGGTTTGCAGCACCCCACGCGTCCATAGAACGGGCGCTTGTTTTTCCTGAAACACGAGATTTCACGGATGTCCCTGAAAACCAATCCGCTGCGCAACGCGATCGTCATCGCGCTGGCCGCCAGCTGCACCACCCCCGCCTTCGCACAGAGCGCCGGCGATACCCCGACCAACCTCGACCGCATCGAAATCACCGGCTCGCGCATCCGCCAGGCCAGTGTCGAGACCGCACAGCCGGTCGTCGCGCTCAGCCGCGCCGAGATCGAGAAGAAGGGTTACATCAACGTCGCCGACATCCTGCAGGACGTCACCGCCGCCGGCGCACCGAGCCTGAGCCGCTCGTCGTCGCTGAGTTCTTCGCGCGACTTTGGCGGCACGTACGTCAGCCTGCGCAACCTCGGCCCGGAACGCAGCCTGGTGCTGATCGACGGCCGCCGCATGGGCGTCAGCGCCGGTGGCTACTCCGACCTGGCTTCGATTCCCTCGGCCATCGTCGAGCGCGTTGAAGTGCTGACCGACGGCGCATCCGCGCTGTACGGCTCGGACGCCATCGCCGGTGTGGTCAACATCATCACCCGGAAGAACTTCGACGGTGGCGAAGCCAGCGTCTACGTCGGCCAGTACGGTGAAGGCGACGGCCAGAAGCGCTCCTACAGCGCCACCTTCGGCAAGACCTTCGACCGCGGCTGGTTCAGCGTCGGCGCCGAGCGCACCAAGGAAGACGAGATCCTCGGCAGCGAGCGCGAGTTCAGCCGTTACCCGGGTGGCCCGCGCCATCCCGACGACGTCAAGGCACTGAACCAGACCACGCAGTGGGGCAGCGTCACCGTCGGTGGCAAGTCGCTGACCGTGGGCCCGGGCGGCGACCCGAGCCAGAAGGGCAACTTCCACACGCCCAATCCGGCCGATGGTGCCAACACCAAGACCAACATGAGCCTGCTGAGCGGCCTGGAGCGCACTTCGGTGTTCGCCAACGGTGGCTTCTCGATCACCGATGACCTGCGCATCGTGGCCGACGCGCTGTACAGCAAACGCGAGTCGACCAAGCACCTGGCCGGCTACCCCTACTCGGTATCCACCGCGCAGGCCCGCAACGGTTCCCGTGCTGCCCTGTCCAAGGACAGCGCGTTCAACCACTGGGGCGAGGACGTGCTGTTCTCCCACCGCACCGAAGAAATGCCGCGTGCGACCGAGAACAACCTGGACACCAAGCGCGCCAGCATCGGCCTGGAAGGCAGCTTCGAAACCGGTTCGCGTTACTGGGACTGGAACGTCAGCTACATGTACAACCGCAATGAAGGCGAGCGTATTGGTACCGGCAGCATGTACCAGCCGCACGTCGACCTGGCAGTCGGCCCGTCCTTCATGGATGGCACCGTGGCACGCTGCGGCACCCCGGGCGCGGTGATCGCCGGCTGCGTGCCGTGGAACCCGGCCGCGCCGATGGGCTATGCGGGCCCGGGCTCGCTGAGCAACCAGGACGTGCAGGACTACCTGTTCACCCGCTTCGTCGACAAGATGAAGAGCACCACCAAGGTCGCCAGCGCCAACATCTCCGGTTCGGTGTTCACCCTGCCGGCCGGCGACGTGATGGCCGCGATGGGCTTCGAGCACCGCAGCGAAGAAGCCAGCTACACCCCGGACCTGATGGTGCAGAAGGGCCAGATCGCCGGCACCACCGGCCAGCCGACCCGTGGCGACTACTCGCTCAACGAGGTCTACCTGGAACTGCAGGTACCGCTGCTGGCCGACATGCCGTTTGCACGTGAGCTGTCGCTGGACC is a genomic window containing:
- a CDS encoding TonB-dependent receptor plug domain-containing protein, translated to MSLKTNPLRNAIVIALAASCTTPAFAQSAGDTPTNLDRIEITGSRIRQASVETAQPVVALSRAEIEKKGYINVADILQDVTAAGAPSLSRSSSLSSSRDFGGTYVSLRNLGPERSLVLIDGRRMGVSAGGYSDLASIPSAIVERVEVLTDGASALYGSDAIAGVVNIITRKNFDGGEASVYVGQYGEGDGQKRSYSATFGKTFDRGWFSVGAERTKEDEILGSEREFSRYPGGPRHPDDVKALNQTTQWGSVTVGGKSLTVGPGGDPSQKGNFHTPNPADGANTKTNMSLLSGLERTSVFANGGFSITDDLRIVADALYSKRESTKHLAGYPYSVSTAQARNGSRAALSKDSAFNHWGEDVLFSHRTEEMPRATENNLDTKRASIGLEGSFETGSRYWDWNVSYMYNRNEGERIGTGSMYQPHVDLAVGPSFMDGTVARCGTPGAVIAGCVPWNPAAPMGYAGPGSLSNQDVQDYLFTRFVDKMKSTTKVASANISGSVFTLPAGDVMAAMGFEHRSEEASYTPDLMVQKGQIAGTTGQPTRGDYSLNEVYLELQVPLLADMPFARELSLDLAGRYTDYNTFGSTTNSKFGLKWKPIDSLLVRATYGTGFRAPTVDDLYGGAVKSRDSFTDPCDTSFGIAASSSTVAARCQALKVPANFRQQTASEGNVANRPGQQGIADFDSGSNANLKPETAKTWTVGLVYSPEFVPGLDVSLDWWKIRIDNAIVGESATDILNQCYVQGVDSACGRFTRSTSAKTLGQVTSLDRSLVNAGYRETAGYDFSLRYRLPETSFGRFAATWNTTYTDYLEQRNDSAATTPVEQKTGWQGNFRVRSTFNLDWQYGDLGIGWTARYYSGMKEACSYDLSGGPDCNMAGFVSPYTDAQPSRKVGSNTFHDLQVRYSLPWDGTVSLGVNNVFDHQGPIMYSQPNSSFTYYGGFDIGRFMYMKYQQRF
- a CDS encoding ABC transporter permease translates to MFKSKLKKWLGNGVTVLLLVIGLVLWISLPWVGVLAVAVLVALWLLLTRGGRLALAATRIGVASLPQRWGASSVILVGIAGVVGVLVAMLAMGEGFQATLNNTGDDTTAIVLRGGSQAETNSVITREQVPTLSTLPGISRDGEGRPLLSPELSQVVNLVSKSDGTDVNAQFRGVGPQAWAVHDKVKIIEGRKFATGLREIVVGQGAKGQFRDMDVGKTLTLGNQTWTVVGVFATGDAHDSELWTDADTLATTYQRSAWQSISVRTDGKAGFEQFKAAVAADPRLKLDVETTRVYYSKQGGGLTKLIDILGKVIGTIMAVGAVFGALNTMYAAVATRAREIATMRAIGFRGLPVVTAVMLETMLLALLGGLLGCAVAWLLFNGYSVSTIGSNFSAVVFKFHVSPELLWTGLKWALGIGLVGGLFPALRAARLPITTALRET